A single Cyprinus carpio isolate SPL01 chromosome A6, ASM1834038v1, whole genome shotgun sequence DNA region contains:
- the LOC109091080 gene encoding inositol hexakisphosphate kinase 2-like has product MSPAIEGMQTEPQGYLGKGVLLEPFVHQVGGHSCVLRFGEQTICKPLIPREHQFYKSLPAAMRKFTPQYRGVVSVSFEEDEEGNLCLIAYPLHSELGGLENVDPSADLEPNNKIKWVSKMLLDNEGYSKDRSRHGRKDKDKSVKREEELEWLTQTEVFYYSLEGSNAAGPQLKHNPWSLKCHQQHLQRMKENAKHRNQYKFILLENLTWRYTVPCVLDLKMGTRQHGDDASEEKKAVQIRKCQQSTSASIGVRLCGMQVYHSDTGQLMFMNKYHGRKLTLSGFKEAIYQFFHDGRRLRRELLSPVLRRLRDMQAALEACESYRFYSSSLLIIYDGDPPRSRHSAEDGLSEEEEEEDEEEEEEEEEGGAFGFPHGAGAGSSSSKIGACGGSGSGTGSSAVVRRMTRSDSGPVVDVRMIDFAHTTCRHYDEDSVVHEGQDSGYIFGLENLITIISQLEDHSTD; this is encoded by the exons ATGAGCCCAGCCATCGAGGGGATGCAGACAGAGCCGCAGGGGTATTTGGGGAAAGGGGTACTCCTTGAGCCTTTTGTGCACCAGGTTGGGGGACACTCGTGTGTGCTTCGCTTCGGGGAGCAGACGATATGCAAGCCCCTCATCCCCCGAGAGCACCAGTTTTACAAGAGCCTCCCTGCGGCTATGCGGAAGTTTACACCGCAATATCGAG GTGTGGTGTCGGTGAGTTTcgaggaggatgaggaaggaAATTTGTGTCTTATTGCATACCCTCTGCACAGTGAGCTTGGGGGTCTGGAGAATGTGGACCCCTCGGCCGACCTGGAAcctaataacaaaataaaatgggtCAGTAAGATGCTACTGGACAATGAGGGCTACAGCAAGGACCGGTCCAGACACGGTCGGAAGGATAAGGACAAGAG TGTGAAACGCGAGGAGGAGCTGGAGTGGCTCACGCAGACCGAGGTGTTTTACTACAGCCTGGAGGGGAGCAATGCTGCTGGCCCTCAGCTCAAGCACAACCCCTGGAGCCTCAAGTGCCACCAACAACACCTGCAGAGGATGAAGGAGAACGCAAAACACCGCAACCAATACA AATTCATCCTGTTGGAGAACTTGACATGGCGCTACACGGTTCCATGCGTGCTTGATTTGAAGATGGGGACGAGGCAACACGGGGACGATGCCTCTGAGGAGAAGAAGGCCGTCCAGATCCGCAAATGTCAGCAGAGCACGTCCGCTAGCATCGGAGTGCGCCTCTGCGGCATGCAG GTCTACCATTCAGACACAGGACAGCTCATGTTCATGAACAAGTACCACGGCCGTAAGCTGACCCTGTCTGGCTTCAAAGAGGCCATCTATCAGTTCTTCCACGACGGGAGACGCCTAAGACGCGAGCTCCTGTCGCCGGTGCTGCGGAGACTGCGAGACATGCAGGCGGCCCTGGAGGCCTGCGAAAGCTACCGCTTTTACTCCAGCTCACTCTTGATAATATACGACGGAGACCCTCCACGATCACGCCACTCCGCAGAGGATGGGCTTtcagaagaggaggaggaagaagacgaggaagaagaagaagaagaggaggagggtgGTGCTTTTGGATTCCCTCACGGTGCAGGTGCGGGCAGCAGCAGTAGTAAAATCGGTGCTTGTGGCGGCAGCGGTAGCGGCACCGGCAGCTCTGCTGTGGTGCGACGCATGACCAGATCAGACAGTGGCCCGGTGGTGGACGTACGCATGATTGACTTTGCCCACACCACGTGTCGGCACTACGACGAGGACAGTGTAGTCCATGAAGGCCAGGATAGCGGTTACATCTTCGGATTGGAGAACCTGATCACCATAATTTCACAACTAGAGGACCACAGCACAGATTAA